The Thamnophis elegans isolate rThaEle1 chromosome Z, rThaEle1.pri, whole genome shotgun sequence genome contains a region encoding:
- the LOC116522703 gene encoding goannatyrotoxin-Vere1-like, translating into MVASLKSWPLVIAMALCIMFCLGTFVEAYPPKPESPGENASPEEMAKYIADLRHYINLVTRQRYGKRSIPETLMSELVFGDNSNARSRFDDSYMW; encoded by the exons ATGGTTGCCTCTCTGAAGTCTTGGCCTCTTGTGATTGCCATGGCTCTGTGCATCATGTTCTGTCTGGGAACTTTTGTGGAAGCCTATCCACCCAAGCCTGAGAGTCCTGGAGAAAATGCTTCGCCGGAAGAAATGGCAAAATATATTGCTGACCTTCGGCATTACATTAACTTGGTGACAAGGCAAAG GTATGGCAAGAGATCTATCCCAGAGACCTTGATGTCAGAGCTTGTTTTTGGAGACAATAGCAATGCCAGATCAAG GTTTGATGATTCGTATATGTGGTGA